From the Fusarium oxysporum Fo47 chromosome X, complete sequence genome, the window GTCACTCCAGCTACTTTCGTCCCAGGGGTTAGTGGTCTTGAAGATGACACCAATGATATCTCCAACGCCTAGGTACTCGCAAATGACGTAGTATGTTCCCTTATGGTATCGAATGGTTGGTGCGTACATCCCCTGCTGCTGTCCAACAGTCTTCCAGCTGATGCCTGGGAGCTGTTTCTCACGGTTCCAAACATGGCTGATAAGACGCCAGTTGACTAGGTCTCTTGAAGCATAAACGGGAAGACCTGGGAACGAGATGAAAGTTGAAGTAACACAGAGAAAGAGGCCATCTCTCTGGATGCATGATGGGTCTGAGTGCCATCCTGGAAGCACCGGGTTGGTGTAAGTCGAAACATCCGTCTTCTTTTCAGGAAGAGCACTTCCCAGCGCAAGAAGTGGGCACCATAACCAAGAGAAGCGCATTTTGAAACTACACAACTGATATCGTCCTAGTTACATCAGACATCACTTCAATCGCGAGAGCTTCTCCTCATTATATATCCATGTTCGAGCCGTCGATCAGGAGAGAGATTCAGGCAAATGCGGGGGAGAAAACGGCTGAATTACAATCCCCGGAAACAAATTTGTCACGATTGATAATGCCGATTCGAGCGCTAGATTTTGACCCTTGTTACTAGCATGACGATCTTGTCGAAGAGCGCCTTGAACCTGCAGAATGAGGGGTCTTGATGCAACTCAACCTTGCCAATTCCATTAAATAGGCTGATTCAACGACTCAGAAAATAAACTACATCGTCATGAAGAAAACGATGTAAGCCATTTAGGCTAATCGCATATTGTTAGTAATGAAAGAATTCATTTCAAGACTTCAAAGAAAACCGCTTCAGCCAATGGTGAAGGGTGAAGCTGTATAATACCTTCAATTTCTAGCGATCGCTTTCATTGAAAAGCTTGAATAAAAAAGTTGAGAATCTCTTACTTAATGTTCAGTGTTAACTGTTAAAGTGCACCAACGAGACACGGCTACTTTAGGTCTGGCAGGCATCCATCTCTCCACACAAATTTTGCTAGCGATAACCTTTCACATAAAAGACGGGGATTGTCGCGCGCCCTCAAAAGCTTACCGTTATGCGCATCATCCTTTACCAGTCGCCCAAGGCAACGATTTGGAGGTTTGCAGACTGCACAAAAACACCCACTTAGCTACAGATGCCTTTAATTTGATTGACCATTCAGATCTAGCAATTGATTGCTCAATCGCGCCGATCGACATGATGCGGCTGGTGTAGGGTAACATCAATGGTAGGATGGCCCCTGTAGTGACCCTGGCGGGGAAGTTTCGCGAAACTTCGCATCGGCAAGCAACAGCAAGCAACATGGAATTGCGTGTCGTGTCAAAGAACAAATGCCTGAGGCTCCCTAATTCGATGCGATTCCACGGTCTCACAGTCTGCGAATACCCTCGCTTGTATCCCCAAGACTAGAATAGTCTTATCATCCGATAACGACATGCTCTGACAATGAGATCTGGTTGACGTCACCTGCAACGGTACACGGAAGAAAGTCACCGAAACGTCCTGATCCTGACCGCATTTTCTTAGGAGTCTGGAAATAAATAATACTCTTTCGGATTTAATTACCTATTTATCAACCCAATTCGTGTTCTACaaatttttttttttgttttgtttaCTTTGTGCTTGGGTAGTGGCTTTTTTGACGCACGCGCAAATGTCTCTCGCTCAGCATGTAACCCAGACTGAGGGCTTCGACTACGAAGGCCCAGCGAATCCCAACTACGAAGGTCCGAGTCATCCGAATGTTTCTCCTGGCTTTGGTACGGGAAATATTCTCGCTCCTGGTGATGAATGCGATCAAAGCGGTGATCGATCAGAATGGCGTCGATTGAGTTTTGCGCCTGTCGAGATTGCTAAGAAATTGCCAAACATTGCGGCTTACAAGGTCTCCAACCTCAAGCGCTATGGTGAGTCAATCAGTTGGCCCAATTGAGAGGCATCGCTAACTTCGCGCAGTTCAGGTCGCGACTGGTATAATTGCTTGTTGGTTCGCAGCAGGTATTGTCTTCGGTTTCGCTGCCCTCAAGCCAATTCTCATCAACGAGGGCATCTATTCCGAACTCTGCCCGGTGGTGGATTACAGGATCCCATGCGCTGAGCAAGACATGCGATTGAACCTTTTGTTCATCTCAGCGTCAATCTCCGCCAATGTGTCTTCTCTTTTCGCTGGCGCTGTGCTCGATCGCTACGGTCGACGAGTATGTTGGCTGGTCTCGAGTGTTCTGCTCACTCTCGGTtcgttgatgatggccaTCTCATTCTCGCATCCCGGCTTCCATGGATATCTCCTAGGCAACATTCTTCTCGCTTTCGGTGGTACCTTTATCTTCGTTTCCAGTTTCCAGCTCGCGAACGCGTTTCCAAAATATTCTGGGCTGATCGTCGCGCTCGTCACCGGCGCGTTTGATGCCTCGGCTGCAGTGTTTTTGTTCTATCGCATGGCTTATGAAGCATCCGGTGGATCATTTTCACTTGACAAGTTCTTCTACGGCTACATTTCCGTTCCAGTAGCCATTTTCCTCGCTGAATTTCTCTGGATGCCGGCCCACTCGTACCATACCCTCCCTCaactcgagaagaagatcgagcACGCTCAAGACCGCACCCGCGATGTTCACGAATCGGACGAAGAGATCGACGATACAAACGAATTGACACGCGTACGAAGCGCTCGAGCCGACCAGAGAaaagccaagcttgagaagattgaggaaCTCGCTGGCGATAGTCAAGAACGAGGCGAACGCGtcaaagaagaggaaggccGACAAGAAGCCAGCGGGGTCTGGGGTGTTCTCCACGGAATGCCAGCTCACAAGCAGATGATGACGCCTTGGTTCATCCTCATTCTTGTCTTGACGATCCTTCAGATGATTCGCATGAACTACTTCATCGCTGGTGTCAGATCGCAGTACCGATACATGTTGGGCTCTGACAAGGCCGCTGAGCGCATCAATGAGTTCTTCGATGCTGCTCTGCCCATCGGAGGCGTTGCTGCGACGCCATTCATTGGAATTTTGCTCAATAACCTGAGTGTTCCCACTACCTTTTCTGTTTTGACGGTatttatcatcatcattggcgtCCTGAACTGTATTCCGAACATGGTAGCTGGATACTTCACAGTCGTTGCTTTTGTCTTTTTCCGTCCTCTTTACTATTCTGCAGTCTCGTAAGTACCCTTTCAATTACTTCACCAATTCTAGTTACTGACCTGCATCCTAGTGACTACGCAACTAAAGTCTTCGGTTTCGCTACGTTCGGGCGCATTTACGGAACGATCACTTGCATCTCTGGAATCACGCAGCTCATTCAGTCGGGACTCGATGCACTCACTCATGGCCCATTGCACGATGACCCAACGCCTGTCAACGCGACCTTGGGTGCCGTCGGAGCTCTTGTAGGTCTCATTTTGACCGTCTTCATCACTGTCAAGGGCAGAGTctttgtcgagaagaaggttgagatggaggCCGATGGTGAGAGAGAACGACTCCTGTCGGATGCTCAGAATGGGTATGGAACTGGTCACTGAGTCTAAGGATGGCAGAGGACTATGAAAGAGGTTTTGTGAGGGAATTTGGAAATCGTTTCGCAAGGTTGCATTACATTTCTATCCTGTTGGAAGCGTCCAAGTCGTTGTCTTTTATGAATTATGTGTTCATGGAAGTGTAGGATGGGATTAAAAGTTATTGGATGGGCGTATCACCTTGAGTTCTCACTAACCGAATTTATAAAGATATGAAAAAATAAATGACGCAGGAGTTGGCTGGGCTATAGATATTCATGTTAATTAATTTACCATTCTCActgatgctgttggtcaTGTAACTCATGCCTGCCAATCGGGACTCAATCCTGCGAGATGCTGTATAAACATGAGAACCAGGGAAACTATGCATATTAGGATATTTAGATCAATAATCCCCGTTCCCAATTGATGACAACGACGTGAGCACGGTTCGGTTCAGATCCACGCGCCAAACGTCGCCCCGAAGCTCTCTCGAGACACGCAAATGTCCAGCCTTAGCATTTCCCCTACGACAGCATGCAGCAAGTCAGATCAGCATGTGGAGCTTCAATTCAAAGCGAATGGCCAGCAAGGAATGCCTCAGTTTGCACGCTTTGTGATAGACTTCGACGCATTTGGATCTTTAAAATACATGTAGGGAGTGAGGTACGGCGGATGAGCTTGGAAGCATCACAAAGAGTCCCGTTTAATAACCAGTAATAATTACAAGGCGATGTCTCACTGGATATACAAGCATATTTTTATCGAGATGCAATCCATAACGCTCCCTAGTTTAAGTCGGGCCCAAGCTGAGACATTGACAGTGGTTGCTCCCTTGCAGCTATACATACCGACTAGCGACTCTCAACTCCTGAGCTACCAAATGTTTCCATTCCTCACATCACAGGCCGGAGACAATTCTCCCTTGATAGTGGATATTCGAGAAAAGCAATTAAATATGATGTCTCGCCTCTTTCACCCTCTGTCGGTAAGCTGCTTGTCTTGGTACCCAGCAGAATGTCCAAACGACTCATTTCGTTACTGCTGTCAGGTCTCATCACACAAACTGGTGCTCAACATGTTGTCAAAGAACCAGATACAGTCTGTGTAACGTACTTATCAACATATCTCGTCCCTATTTCGTCGAACGCCACAGGTTCTGTGCCTACAGATGGCGCGAACGGCTCATCGCAGACTTTTGATGCTGCCTTGACAGCTTCTACCACATTAGAGTCCGGGATTAATCCATCCCTCGAACTGACCGaggctcttcaaccttccAAGTCTCTATCTGGTGACTCCAATCAGTTTATCACAACCTCGGTCACGACCGGTACGAATACAGCGGACTCCGATCCCACGACAGCGCCCGAGCCTGATGACCAGCTCGTTGTCTTCCGCATCGTCCCAGACACTGATAGCTCAAGACGGAGGCGACTCAAGAGAGCGCTTGGAGGCTTTGTAGGCTCTACCTCGGAGATATGCCAAGATGCTTCTGCGTTTAGCCTCTCTGGCGGACGCCTTCTTGACGGCCGGAGACCTATTTACTACAACGGCGAAGACTTTAAGGAATTGCGCGGTCAACAGACGACACCACCTCGCGGGGCTGTTGCTACCACAtttgctggtgatggtggaTTCCTACGATTTCGCAGCCCTGACCTGCCCAACGGCGAAGCAGGCTTCTGTCAGAGCCCAGGAACTGGTCAGGTATACATTACATTtgcatcatcaccacctgGCTGCGTATCAGTCAGGCTATCTGTTGTTGGAGGTATGTTGCTATGTGTTTTGAGTATCATCAGAAGCTAACTCTTGACAATAGTCGATGAGTGCGAAGATGGGCAAACGTCTGTAAGCGCTGCGCCTATGTCCACTGATCTCCAGACCCTGCAACCTACAGTGGACTCTGTGGTCACATCCATTCATTTTAGTACAGCTATTACTGCTGTTTCTAATGATCCCTCTGACGCCACGTCGTTCGGGGACTTTACGACACTTATTTCTCCGTCTCTGGAACCTACGCAGACGCGACCTGCGCAAACAAGTTCTTTTCGCTTTTCTAATACTTCAACCAATGCGTTCCCTACAGTATCAATTGAGACGTCCGAAGACCTTTCTTTTACAAACATACCTGGTGTTACATTTACACCTTCAGAAAAAGCAACGACAGATGATATTTTACCCACTGACACGCCATCTACACAATCTCAACTTACCTCTGATGATGCATCATCGAGCGTCGCGGAGGCTGCAACTTCGACAAGGCCAGTCACAGACACTACTAGCCTTGGGCCCAGTATCAGCTCTTCCGGTACTAATAGCATCGCCGACTCAGAGGTCACGAGCACAACGACAACGTTGGAGTCCGCTAGCACTTCAGACATAACAACTGACGTCTCCACGACAACCACAGCTGCCGAGACCACCACTACCACTAGTCCACCATCTCGGGCTTGCGAGTCTTACCTCATCAACCCAACAGTCCTTTTTAGCGGTGATCAAGATAACGACAatggagttgaagagcttACTCTTCCATTCCCGGTGGGGATATACACCGAGTCCAGCGAAACCATCTACATTGGTGTCAATGGACTGATAAGCTTGTTTGACAACTCCATCGCACAATCCTCCAACAATCCATTTCCGGATAATGGCTTGCCATCAGTGGCCATTGCGGCCTACTGGGATAACTTGCGCATTAAAGGTAATTCTGGTTACGAAATCACGTACAGAGTTTACGATGATGCTGATTATCGCGCTGTCAATATCGACTGGTGTgttgtggatgaggatgatgttgtcACCCACTTCATGGTTATTGTCAGGGCTTACGATCTTTCAAACCCCGAGTCAGTTTTCATGCGTTACTTCCAGTCAAATGGAGGAAAATCAGCCACTATAGCTGTACAGAATCTTGTTGATGCAAAGTCTGAGCAATTCTCTTACGATATGGAAGATGCAGTGCCAGATGGATACACGGTTCTCTTCTTCACTATAGGAGGCGATGAGAGAGTTGTTTATGTGCCACCGTAAGGGGGATATAGCACCATCTACTGCATTTCGCATCTTTATGTACTTAGTTTTAACATAGAATAATGTCATTCATTTTTGCATTGCACTCAGCGTTTACACTTTAACAACGCAAGTCACGCCCAGGAAAAGCAGAAATGCATCATGTGTATGAACTGTTGAGATCTGTGTGAAACCACATAAGaaattatatatagctatattcTATAGATCAACATCACCTGAGCTCGATCTCCATCCCAAACTATACATAACATCTGAGAAGGCAACCATAACCCTCCAAAGACAGGCATCAAAAACATCCTGAGCCTTGTCGAGGAATCCAGCCAATCCGTCTCGAACGTTCTGAGCAAACTCACCAATCTTGGTGATAGCCCACGATGAAGTCTCATAGATGCGCTCCATGCCATGATGCAGACACTGTGGTCTTTTCACAGGGAAGTTACTGGGGTTATCGCCCTTGGGAACCTCCTTTTCCTCAGGATCAGGCCAGTTAGAACCAAGACGGTACACAGAATAAGCATCATCTGGTCCGCCACACTGCTCGCGTGTATCAAAAATGGACGTAAACCAACATTTATCGTCGTTAATTCGCGCAGATTCATCTGGAAGCTTATTGGAACAGAAGCATCTAGATCCATGGCGAAGTGCAACGGAATATCCCTTGATAGTACACTGACGGTTGCAAGAATCTCCGTTGGAGCTTCGATAAGGTCCTGTGATCCTGACCCGTGGAGGATACGAAGAGGTGAAGCCTGGAAGGGTGAAACAGCCATGGGGTTTCAGCTTGGACAGTCCCATCTCCGTTGGGCGTTTCGAAACCTGAACGGGTCGCTCGACTTCCTCAATCTTGAGCTCATCATCCACCACTTTAGTGGCAATTCCTGTGTTCACAACActccaagctcttctccCACCACAAGCTTCACGAGACCAACCGGGACACCAGTTCGCACACTGGGCATCATCGACCCGTGCGCTCTTCGCAGGGTACGTATCAGAGCATAAGCACCAGCCACGCTGAACAGCAGCGACAGGCTTATCCTCGCGCTGACAATAGCGAGCGCATTGTTCAAGGTTGTTCATgctctcaagcttcttgtgTGTCAAGGTAGCAGACTGCATATTGTAGCAGCCATGTGATGTGACATAGCCTAAGCTCGGCTCCTCATAAGGCTTCTGTATATTGCCCCCGTTATTGGATTCTTGTTGGATGCGGTATCTCCCACCAGCATAGCCAGTCCTATATGCCGAAAAAGTATCTGCAGTACCACCGTGGCCTCCACAAGAATACTGAGAGTCGCCAGCGCAAGGGATCTGACATTCACGAAGGTCTGTTGTGGAGCTAGAGCGAGGATAGCCTTGGGAACAGTGACATTGCGAGCCTTTGATGAATGCAACACCTTGTCCTGCGGCTTTGCACGAGTCGATGCAGGATGAGGGGAGCTTTGAAATTGCGCCTGGGTCTAGAGGTATGCGGCTTGCAGTCATGGGGATATCGTAGAAGCATCGCTCAATCTGTCTTATAGGCTTAGGCTCGATGACAGGTCTCCTCTCGGGGCCGAGGTTGTAAACACTGAAAGCGACATTGTCGCCACCGCAGTTGAAAAGATTTGTTCCGGGACACTGAACATTACACTGAGAATCAGGAAGTTCATCCTTCTTATCGGGATACTCATTGCTGCAGTGGCAGATCTGATCCAGGGTGAACGCATACATACGACCCTCTCGCTGACAGAAGCGGTGGCATAGCATAGGACTATTGCGCGCAAACGGTTTGGAGACGGTATCTGTGGGCACTGTTTTGTAGCAAGCTTGTCCGGGATGCCCATTCGGCTCAGTATGCTTCGTAGATGTCTCCTCGGCGTTTTGCGATGTAGTGAAAGGATCGTggatctcaacatcaacgccAAGGCCAGTGTCGTAAACAGCGATATAAGGACTGTGGCGAACTGGGTTGTACTGAGTTGCGCGCTGGCATCgatcgtcgtcgtcgctcAGGCAAGGCATGTAACATTTGTAGGCTCCGACAACAGAGTCTGGTCGGGGATACCTTCTACCGCAGTAGCACGCGTTTCCACTGATGAAAGCAAGAGGTTTTCCATCCTCAGCGCATGCCTTAGCGCAGTCGCGGCGGGTGTCATCGTCGCGAATCAGCATCCTCTTACGGAATGTTGGGCGCATCGTAACATGATAGCATCCCTGCGCCGTGATCTTGCCAACCTTGCCACGGTTTGTCGCGAGTTGCTTAGGTTCGGTTTTCTGAATAGATGGTCCCTGCCTGTGATGCGATGGCAGTGCATTTGTTTCGTCATTGGCCATAGAAGGAATGGAGAAAACGGCGAAAAGTTCGTCCTCCTTCCCAAAGGCATGGTTTCTTGGCTGCTTGACGCAGTCACCATTCAAAATACCAACACACTGCGCATTACAGCGGTTATTATCGACCTGATGATAACTCGGAGGTGCGGCATTACTGCAGAAGCAGTTGACAGAATCGAACGCAATCCATTGCTGACCGCGCCGGGTACATGTATCGACACACTTCTGGCGCTGAACCTCGTTTCGTGAAAAtccaccaacaacaaaatTCCGCGATCTTGCCCGATAACAGCCCTTATGCTTAAGAGCCTCGAGGCTGGAACTCTGGGCAGCTACCAGAGCCACCCAGAAAAAAAGAGCGGCATGTAATAAACTAAACGTCGCCATGGCAAAAGAGTGAATGGAATGGCgtccaagaacaagaggGAACCATTGGGGCCGGGAATGAGGTGTTTATGTTTCCGTCATCAGCGGCCGGTCTAATTTTACACGAGGACAATCTAGATTCTCGTTGGTTGCCCTCGTGTTAAATATGGAACGATTTAGGCATCATACAAGGATCTGTGCCTCAATGCTGGCTAGGATCATAGAAATCAGCCAACGAGTAGTGAGCTTGGGGAGCTAAAGTGACAGGGCTGCGGATCCTAGCTGAAGCGTCGTTCTTGGCGTCGGCTACAAGGCAAACTGAAAGAAGAAATCGCCGACACTCAGGACATTTCTACAGGGTAGGGATCTTTTTTCTTACAAAACTACCATAAGAATAGGTTTAAAGACTCGTTATCATCATAATCATCATAGGTTTGAGCTTAGATTTAAGCTTACTTTGAATAAAATCGCCGTCAGAAAAGTGGCGTTCTTCCCTATCTTCGTCGACTGAGGCTCAATGAAACTTCTTGCAGCTGAACGTGTTTATTTTGTTTGTCTGGAAGACGAGGCTGGAGCTCCATGCAATGCGTTGGACATCCCTCTCCTTGTAAACCATACCGATTTCTTAGCTTTCAAGCGATAGAAGCGGGAGAAAGGAATGACAATCACTCCATGTTCCCCGCTTGCTATGTATGGACAAACGACATCATTTTCGGCTGAGTAATACCCGCGCGGGTGAGTGTTCATTTTCATTTGATGAGTAATGCATGAACATCGGGCAGCCCTTGTGGTATTAGAAACCTCATTACGTTGATGAAAGCTATCTCTTTTCTTCaatcttcaacctcaatctGCTTCCCGGCTTGCTCGGCTTGTTTTATCCCGCACTGGCATCGTGTTTGTCACAACTCGACTGCCTTGCCGAGCAGCCGATATGGCGCACGAGATCCCCTCCAGGGctggctcatcatcaaacagcAATGAGTATATGCATTCAACCGGAGCGAGCAGCCAAGGCTCAACGtgggaagaagaacgagAGAACGAACAGACCAGTCGgcgcatcagcatcatcaccaccacgCTCTCTTGCTTCCAGTGCCGGGCTCGAAAGGCGAAATGCGATCGATTGAAGCCCAACTGCAGTCGATGCGTGCGACTTGGAGATGAATGCGTGTTTCCAAACTCGCGACAGAGGCGACTCGTTCGGAAGACAAACCCTGCTGCCACGTTGGAGACCCGAGTAGGTTGGTGACCCTTGCGTTCTTTCCAATGGCCGGGGTCAACTAACCCTTTTCTTGAAGCTCGACTAGAAGAGATAATTACGCAGAGCGGCCTACCAGACATCTTACTGAGTGAGCCCATATcccttggtgatgaagccGGACTTGATATGGGCTGGAACCAGGATGCAGCCAATATCAACCAGTCAACTTCCTACGGGCCCGCGTCCAATGGAATTCCCGTAATGCAACCAACTGCCGCGTCGTCCCAAGAAGACCCATTCATGATGCAAGAATTGATTGGAATTGGCCAGTTTGAGCAGCTTCCGCCCAGCCACTTGACCGAACGACTGTAAGCCGTGACCGCCTCCGACTTCGTTCCCTAACCCCCTCTATGCTACGCTATTACTACCGTCATTTATCGCTTCTACATGCGCCCGACTATGCTAATCCAGGGTTTATAGGGTTGCTTTGTATTTCGACGAACTGAAGCAAGATCTCCCAATGTTACACCGAACACGCTATGTGACATCTCTTCATTGCCCTGCCCATATGCGTCCACCCATGTCTTTACAATATGCGGTCTTGGCTCTGGCCGCAGCAACGCGTCAGGAGTTCGCACACC encodes:
- a CDS encoding major facilitator superfamily domain-containing protein, with the protein product MSLAQHVTQTEGFDYEGPANPNYEGPSHPNVSPGFGTGNILAPGDECDQSGDRSEWRRLSFAPVEIAKKLPNIAAYKVSNLKRYVQVATGIIACWFAAGIVFGFAALKPILINEGIYSELCPVVDYRIPCAEQDMRLNLLFISASISANVSSLFAGAVLDRYGRRVCWLVSSVLLTLGSLMMAISFSHPGFHGYLLGNILLAFGGTFIFVSSFQLANAFPKYSGLIVALVTGAFDASAAVFLFYRMAYEASGGSFSLDKFFYGYISVPVAIFLAEFLWMPAHSYHTLPQLEKKIEHAQDRTRDVHESDEEIDDTNELTRVRSARADQRKAKLEKIEELAGDSQERGERVKEEEGRQEASGVWGVLHGMPAHKQMMTPWFILILVLTILQMIRMNYFIAGVRSQYRYMLGSDKAAERINEFFDAALPIGGVAATPFIGILLNNLSVPTTFSVLTVFIIIIGVLNCIPNMVAGYFTVVAFVFFRPLYYSAVSDYATKVFGFATFGRIYGTITCISGITQLIQSGLDALTHGPLHDDPTPVNATLGAVGALVGLILTVFITVKGRVFVEKKVEMEADGERERLLSDAQNGYGTGH